In Pseudomonas fluorescens, a genomic segment contains:
- a CDS encoding NAD-dependent succinate-semialdehyde dehydrogenase → MNTSYDPLYLFIGGEWISAEGRATAAVVNPATAHEIGRVPLATTDDLNHALEVAQLSFEQWRQTVPDKRAKILKRAADLILERAPHIAEQMTLEEGKPLAESLDEVTRAAEYFEWFAESARRIDGRVVPANRPGVLQLVKRQAIGPVAAFTPWNFPAITPARKLSAALAAGCSVILKPGEESPSTALALARALDDAGLPKGVLQVVFGVPDQVSSHLIASSIIRKVTFTGSVPIGRLLSARAAEGVKPITLELGGHGPVLVFDDADVEKAAVEGVANRFRGTGQVCISSTRFLIQRDVYETFVDHFVTATLALNIGDGLLPGTQVGPLANPRQLAKMEALVADAVAKGARVLAGGKRLECSGYFFEPTVLADVPMSARVMHEEPFGPIAVLMPFDHLADGLKEANRLPYGLSAYAFTSSARTAIDVADGLEAGMIGINQYRIVATELPFGGMKESGHGSEGGIEGIEHYLTHKFISQA, encoded by the coding sequence ATGAACACGTCTTACGACCCGCTTTATCTCTTTATCGGTGGTGAATGGATCAGTGCCGAAGGACGCGCAACCGCTGCTGTCGTCAACCCCGCAACCGCACATGAGATCGGGCGCGTTCCACTCGCCACCACCGACGACCTCAATCACGCCCTCGAAGTGGCGCAACTGAGCTTTGAGCAATGGCGCCAGACCGTACCTGACAAGCGCGCAAAAATTCTCAAACGTGCTGCCGATCTCATCCTGGAGCGCGCCCCCCACATTGCCGAGCAAATGACCCTTGAAGAGGGCAAGCCGCTTGCAGAAAGCCTGGATGAGGTCACGCGTGCGGCTGAATACTTCGAGTGGTTTGCCGAAAGCGCACGCCGCATCGATGGGCGCGTAGTGCCGGCCAATCGTCCCGGTGTGCTGCAACTGGTAAAACGCCAAGCGATCGGTCCTGTCGCTGCGTTCACGCCCTGGAATTTCCCAGCCATTACGCCCGCGCGCAAGCTCTCGGCAGCCTTGGCCGCAGGTTGCAGTGTCATCCTCAAGCCAGGGGAAGAAAGCCCCTCCACGGCGCTGGCCCTGGCGCGTGCACTCGACGATGCAGGCTTGCCTAAAGGCGTGTTGCAGGTGGTCTTTGGTGTACCGGATCAGGTTTCCAGCCACCTGATCGCCTCCTCCATCATTCGAAAGGTGACCTTTACGGGTTCGGTTCCCATCGGGCGGCTGCTATCAGCCCGCGCGGCAGAAGGCGTCAAGCCCATCACCCTGGAATTGGGAGGGCACGGGCCAGTGCTGGTATTCGATGACGCCGACGTCGAAAAAGCCGCCGTCGAAGGCGTTGCCAATCGGTTCCGCGGGACTGGCCAAGTCTGCATCTCATCAACGCGGTTTCTGATTCAGCGTGACGTCTACGAAACCTTTGTCGATCACTTTGTGACGGCCACCCTCGCGTTGAACATTGGCGATGGCCTGCTGCCTGGTACCCAGGTTGGACCGCTCGCCAATCCAAGGCAGTTGGCCAAGATGGAAGCGTTGGTGGCTGATGCCGTCGCCAAAGGTGCACGCGTGTTGGCCGGTGGTAAACGCCTGGAATGCAGCGGCTACTTTTTTGAGCCCACCGTGTTGGCGGATGTGCCTATGAGCGCCCGAGTCATGCATGAAGAACCCTTTGGGCCTATCGCCGTACTGATGCCATTCGATCACTTGGCGGATGGTTTGAAGGAGGCAAATCGACTGCCCTACGGGCTGTCAGCCTACGCGTTCACGTCCAGCGCTCGAACAGCCATTGACGTCGCTGACGGGTTGGAGGCCGGAATGATCGGCATCAACCAATACCGCATCGTCGCCACGGAACTTCCCTTCGGCGGCATGAAAGAAAGCGGCCACGGTTCGGAAGGCGGCATTGAAGGCATCGAGCACTACCTCACCCACAAATTCATCAGCCAGGCTTAA
- a CDS encoding FUSC family protein yields the protein MNLPLFARRLLRPLLDPYRRYRHAKLIHAVRVSIGLLATILLTTGINLPHGEWASVTMLIVIGGLQHHGNIGKKAVERAYGTLIGASVGLLLVVQQAYFGQPLLTYLLMSVVCGFFSYHAIGKGGYIALLSAITVFIVAGHGDNPLSDGLWRTVDILIGIVLALAFSFALPLYAVYSWRYNLASALRDCAAIYSRIINGQSVTDDEHLKLLNRLNAAIVQLRSLMPSVSKEVRISMTELDHIQRHLRMCISTLEILGNTRPDPRDEQAMARMQVMLKAEHRQIRVQLVGMARALKSGVTERLERPGHLGGDKPTLDAPVYSALDGYRLLTVQLAANVDALRQRLAKSAGHWKI from the coding sequence ATGAATCTACCCCTCTTCGCCCGGCGCCTGCTGCGCCCCCTGCTCGACCCGTATCGCCGTTATCGTCATGCCAAGCTGATCCACGCGGTGCGCGTGTCCATCGGCTTGCTGGCGACGATCCTGCTGACCACCGGCATCAACCTGCCCCACGGTGAGTGGGCGTCGGTGACCATGCTGATCGTGATCGGCGGCTTGCAGCATCACGGCAATATCGGCAAGAAAGCCGTGGAGCGCGCCTACGGCACCTTGATCGGCGCCAGCGTCGGTTTGCTGCTGGTGGTGCAACAGGCTTACTTCGGCCAACCCTTGCTGACCTACCTGTTGATGTCGGTGGTGTGCGGGTTCTTTTCCTATCACGCCATCGGCAAGGGCGGCTACATCGCGTTGCTGTCGGCGATCACGGTGTTCATCGTCGCCGGGCATGGTGACAACCCGCTGTCGGATGGCCTGTGGCGCACCGTCGATATCCTGATCGGTATCGTCCTGGCCCTGGCATTTTCCTTCGCCCTGCCGCTGTACGCCGTGTATTCGTGGCGCTACAACCTGGCCAGCGCATTGCGCGACTGTGCCGCGATCTATAGCCGGATCATCAACGGCCAGTCGGTCACCGATGATGAGCACCTTAAACTGCTCAACCGTTTGAACGCGGCCATCGTGCAGTTGCGCTCACTGATGCCATCGGTGTCCAAGGAAGTGCGAATTTCCATGACCGAGCTGGACCACATCCAACGCCACCTGCGCATGTGTATCAGCACCCTGGAGATTCTCGGCAATACCCGGCCGGACCCGCGCGACGAGCAGGCGATGGCGCGCATGCAGGTGATGTTGAAGGCCGAGCACCGGCAGATTCGGGTGCAACTGGTGGGCATGGCGCGGGCGTTGAAATCCGGGGTGACAGAGCGCCTGGAACGGCCTGGCCACCTCGGAGGCGACAAGCCGACACTGGATGCGCCGGTCTATAGCGCGTTGGATGGCTACCGATTGTTGACGGTGCAACTGGCGGCAAATGTGGATGCACTGCGTCAACGCTTGGCCAAAAGCGCGGGGCACTGGAAGATATAA
- a CDS encoding NAD(P)H-quinone oxidoreductase, protein MKAISISAFGAADVLELADAPTPEVRPTDLLVRVYAAGVNRADLTHRTGGYGHPNFGDSPIIGLEIAGEVIGKGDEVKDFEIGDRVMGVVGGGAYAELARIDYRMAMPIPAQLDYVHAAAIPEVFVTAHEAMMHLARLKSGDSVLIHAAAGGVGSAAVQLAYATGATVYATTDGSKLARVEHLGADTAIDYKTQDFAQVIADKTHGRGVDVVIDFVGEPYFARNIASLAHGGRLVQVGILGGGDKVSVELEHILYRHLQIIGTVMKSRTQPEKHDMIKRFREHWLDRFEGAGSLEPVVDSTFPLSRAADAHRRMESSENVGKIILTMQPADLV, encoded by the coding sequence ATGAAAGCCATCAGCATTAGCGCCTTCGGCGCGGCGGACGTACTTGAACTGGCAGACGCTCCCACCCCTGAAGTCCGCCCGACTGACTTGCTGGTACGGGTCTATGCGGCGGGTGTGAACCGTGCGGATCTGACCCATCGAACAGGTGGCTACGGCCATCCAAATTTCGGTGACTCACCGATCATCGGTCTGGAGATCGCTGGCGAGGTGATTGGCAAAGGTGATGAGGTCAAGGATTTTGAGATCGGAGATCGAGTGATGGGCGTTGTCGGCGGTGGGGCCTACGCCGAGCTTGCACGCATCGACTATCGCATGGCCATGCCTATTCCTGCGCAGTTGGACTATGTGCACGCAGCCGCTATTCCCGAGGTCTTCGTCACCGCCCATGAAGCAATGATGCACCTGGCTCGGCTCAAGTCCGGCGATTCGGTATTGATCCATGCCGCTGCGGGTGGTGTGGGATCTGCCGCCGTGCAACTGGCATACGCCACCGGGGCCACGGTGTATGCGACAACCGACGGCAGCAAGCTGGCGCGTGTCGAACATTTGGGAGCCGATACGGCCATTGACTACAAGACGCAGGATTTTGCCCAAGTCATCGCCGATAAAACCCATGGTCGAGGGGTTGATGTCGTCATTGATTTCGTGGGCGAGCCCTACTTCGCACGCAACATCGCTTCCCTTGCCCATGGAGGCCGGCTGGTACAGGTCGGTATCCTGGGCGGAGGCGATAAGGTAAGCGTAGAACTGGAGCACATCCTTTACCGTCACTTGCAAATCATCGGTACGGTCATGAAGTCCCGTACACAGCCAGAGAAGCACGACATGATCAAGCGCTTCCGCGAGCATTGGCTTGATCGCTTCGAGGGCGCCGGAAGTCTGGAGCCGGTCGTTGACAGCACGTTCCCGCTGTCTCGTGCGGCCGATGCCCATCGCCGAATGGAATCATCCGAGAATGTTGGAAAAATCATTCTGACGATGCAACCGGCTGACTTGGTTTAA
- a CDS encoding Dyp-type peroxidase, whose amino-acid sequence MSQYQPGILAAPVPLQARHLFFAVDSLDAVPAALDALVQRVDSAAVVGFGEPLVTALGAQIDGLRPFPAVSGPGAHNPSTQQALWVWLHGVDRGELLLRSRAFEKALAPAFRLVQSTEGFRFKTGFDLTDYEDGTENPHDDAAVEAALTDSGASFAAIQQWQHDLDGFAALPAEERDHIIGRRHGDNEELDDAPESAHTKRTAQESFTPEAFVVRRSMPWAENGQAGLMFLAFGHSFDAFEAQLRRMSGLEDGIVDGLYRISTPLTGGYYWCPPLQAGRLDLGALTG is encoded by the coding sequence ATGAGTCAGTACCAGCCGGGCATTCTTGCCGCTCCGGTGCCCTTGCAGGCACGCCATCTGTTTTTTGCCGTGGATTCCCTGGACGCCGTGCCCGCTGCGCTGGATGCGTTGGTGCAGCGTGTGGATTCGGCGGCCGTGGTCGGGTTCGGTGAGCCGCTGGTAACCGCCCTGGGCGCACAGATCGACGGTTTGCGCCCATTCCCGGCTGTCAGCGGGCCAGGTGCGCACAACCCCTCCACCCAGCAGGCGCTGTGGGTGTGGTTGCATGGTGTGGATCGCGGTGAGCTGCTGTTGCGCAGTCGCGCCTTTGAAAAAGCCTTGGCCCCGGCTTTTCGACTGGTGCAGTCGACCGAAGGTTTTCGCTTCAAGACCGGCTTCGACCTGACCGACTACGAAGACGGCACCGAAAACCCCCACGACGATGCCGCCGTGGAAGCCGCGCTGACCGACAGCGGTGCCAGCTTCGCCGCGATCCAGCAATGGCAGCACGACCTCGATGGCTTCGCCGCCTTGCCCGCCGAGGAGCGCGACCACATCATCGGCCGCCGCCATGGCGACAACGAAGAACTCGACGACGCCCCCGAATCCGCCCATACCAAACGCACCGCCCAAGAGAGTTTCACCCCGGAAGCTTTCGTGGTACGCCGCTCGATGCCGTGGGCCGAAAATGGCCAGGCTGGCTTGATGTTTCTTGCCTTCGGCCATTCCTTCGACGCATTCGAAGCGCAACTGCGCCGCATGAGCGGGCTGGAAGACGGGATTGTCGATGGCTTGTATCGCATCAGCACGCCGTTGACCGGCGGCTACTACTGGTGCCCGCCGCTTCAGGCCGGGCGCCTGGACCTGGGTGCACTGACGGGCTAA
- a CDS encoding DUF6555 family protein: MSTAKIYTIHYQLHGQPKSFVVRAEIMNNAEAWHWAAVDADIAHVSRIGRVGHEQVKKTTRPWAEKYGITDVSWTPPK, from the coding sequence ATGAGTACCGCAAAAATCTACACCATCCACTACCAACTGCACGGCCAGCCGAAATCTTTTGTGGTGCGCGCAGAAATCATGAACAACGCCGAAGCCTGGCACTGGGCAGCCGTCGACGCCGACATCGCCCATGTCAGTCGTATCGGCCGGGTAGGTCACGAGCAGGTGAAAAAAACCACGCGGCCCTGGGCAGAGAAATACGGCATCACCGACGTCAGTTGGACACCGCCCAAATAA
- a CDS encoding DUF3087 domain-containing protein, producing MFELKPCDPVTYRRQTRRSTLIVAVLFVALAMLLSSLAVMLFGEPGGDNFRFNVGGVFAGVLITVALVRGPLWHQPWLAPAVYGWQLKRQLMRVTNVMHTVTERVQANDPTALKVLRFYHLGLTQMHELDANSSAQAQLVGEIEAHKAKMQALGLDTEQTRFNPAWLDSIKTA from the coding sequence ATGTTCGAGCTCAAACCCTGCGACCCCGTCACCTACCGCCGTCAGACCCGTCGCAGCACGCTGATCGTGGCCGTGCTTTTCGTGGCCCTGGCGATGCTGCTGTCGAGCCTGGCCGTGATGCTGTTCGGCGAGCCTGGTGGTGATAACTTTCGCTTCAACGTCGGTGGTGTATTTGCCGGCGTGTTGATCACTGTTGCCCTGGTGCGCGGCCCGTTGTGGCACCAGCCATGGCTGGCGCCCGCCGTGTATGGCTGGCAGCTCAAGCGCCAGTTGATGCGCGTGACCAATGTGATGCACACCGTGACCGAACGGGTGCAGGCCAACGACCCGACCGCGCTCAAGGTGCTGCGCTTCTACCACCTGGGGCTGACGCAAATGCACGAGCTGGACGCCAATTCCAGCGCCCAGGCGCAGTTGGTTGGCGAGATCGAGGCGCATAAGGCCAAGATGCAGGCGCTGGGGCTCGACACCGAGCAAACCCGCTTCAACCCCGCCTGGCTGGACAGTATCAAAACCGCTTGA
- a CDS encoding carboxymuconolactone decarboxylase family protein has translation MSTLNFSSPREAARAFTPKLSQFVDSTLYPQIWSDPALSPRDRSLITVAALIAGGHSEELPAHLRRAVSNGVTHDEIAAAITHLAFYVGFPGAITASAIANATFTESEKN, from the coding sequence ATGTCCACGCTCAATTTCAGCAGCCCTCGTGAAGCGGCCCGGGCGTTTACACCCAAGCTGTCGCAATTCGTCGATTCAACGCTGTATCCGCAGATCTGGAGCGACCCGGCATTGTCCCCGCGCGACCGAAGCCTGATCACCGTGGCGGCATTGATTGCCGGCGGTCACTCTGAAGAGTTGCCCGCGCACTTGCGACGGGCAGTCAGCAACGGGGTGACCCATGACGAAATCGCCGCCGCGATCACTCACCTGGCGTTCTACGTAGGCTTTCCAGGCGCCATCACCGCCTCCGCTATCGCCAATGCCACGTTTACCGAATCGGAGAAAAACTGA
- a CDS encoding DUF6021 family protein, which produces MNKPSDGPHSNEHASGQDELGFDPDSPDVADPQVDPVGPAIAPLDRKGKDEAKKKPPYDPLGDLKH; this is translated from the coding sequence ATGAATAAACCCTCGGATGGCCCACACTCCAACGAACATGCCAGCGGCCAGGATGAGCTGGGCTTCGACCCGGACTCGCCGGATGTGGCAGACCCGCAGGTCGACCCGGTAGGTCCGGCCATCGCCCCGCTGGATAGGAAAGGTAAGGACGAGGCGAAAAAAAAGCCGCCCTACGATCCGTTGGGCGACTTGAAACACTAA
- a CDS encoding MFS transporter translates to MSSLALRTADTHSRRAALTLALCLPSDVLLYLLLPMEYQAFGITLAQTGVLLAANRLVRIFGYRHVLNFYARHGDRLTCMIAAGAATLCAVGNSMLSGFAALLGLRLVWGLCFAALNLSTQVLATSEPAGAARRAGRSRALIALGPMLALPLGGLLTLWAGPRPIFLILAGCCLVGLWMARGLPGTGHDLHSTPGRRFKWPDSVALWSFIEGVALDGLFIFGLSIQAQKIMGGDAVLIAGGLMALRYLSELLLSPLGGRAAQRFGATAMLLLFSFLSALALAAFGSYWVIIGAAAVLVLRALQLPLVTTLVAERNPGAMRVSALASNAVWRDIGAGLGPLLAGLLLPVASAPWVFGLAGAAIAVSALFCWRAKRSS, encoded by the coding sequence ATGTCCAGCCTGGCCCTCCGCACCGCTGATACTCACTCCCGTCGCGCCGCGCTGACCCTTGCCTTATGCCTGCCCAGTGATGTGTTGCTCTACCTGCTGCTGCCGATGGAGTACCAGGCGTTCGGCATCACTTTGGCCCAGACCGGGGTGTTGTTGGCCGCCAACCGCCTGGTACGGATTTTCGGTTACCGGCATGTATTGAATTTTTACGCGCGCCACGGCGACCGCTTGACCTGCATGATCGCGGCGGGGGCCGCGACATTGTGCGCCGTGGGCAATTCGATGCTGTCGGGGTTTGCCGCCCTGCTGGGCTTGCGCCTGGTCTGGGGCTTGTGTTTTGCCGCGTTGAACCTGTCCACCCAGGTGCTGGCCACCTCGGAGCCTGCGGGCGCCGCGCGCCGGGCCGGGCGATCGCGGGCGTTGATTGCGCTTGGGCCGATGCTGGCCTTGCCCCTGGGTGGGTTGCTGACGTTGTGGGCCGGGCCGCGTCCGATTTTCCTGATTCTTGCCGGCTGCTGCCTGGTTGGGCTGTGGATGGCGCGCGGTTTGCCCGGCACCGGGCACGACTTGCACAGCACCCCGGGGCGCCGTTTCAAATGGCCCGACAGTGTGGCGCTCTGGTCGTTTATCGAAGGCGTGGCGCTGGATGGCTTGTTTATCTTCGGTCTGTCGATTCAGGCGCAGAAGATCATGGGCGGTGACGCGGTGCTGATCGCCGGGGGCTTGATGGCCCTGCGTTACCTGTCGGAATTGCTCCTCAGCCCCTTGGGGGGGCGCGCGGCACAACGCTTCGGCGCCACCGCCATGTTGTTGCTGTTTTCGTTCTTGAGTGCACTGGCCCTGGCTGCGTTTGGCAGCTATTGGGTGATCATCGGCGCGGCGGCCGTGCTGGTGCTGCGCGCCTTGCAACTGCCCCTGGTGACTACCCTGGTGGCCGAGCGCAACCCCGGCGCCATGCGGGTGTCGGCATTGGCGTCGAACGCAGTGTGGCGCGATATCGGCGCCGGCCTCGGGCCGCTGCTGGCAGGCCTGTTGCTGCCGGTGGCGTCGGCGCCCTGGGTGTTTGGCCTGGCGGGCGCGGCGATTGCGGTAAGTGCGCTGTTCTGCTGGCGCGCCAAGCGTTCCAGCTGA
- a CDS encoding NADP-dependent glyceraldehyde-3-phosphate dehydrogenase, which yields MTTDNLLAQLFPVSTADIPEQFRLAAPIEQRDYLVDGQLRVWDGPLAQVLSPVQLGDTRVQIGSTPLLDADTALTALDAAVRAYDRGQGEWPTMRVAQRILHVEAFLRRMREQRDAVVKLLMWEIGKNLKDSQKEFDRTCDYITDTINALKELDRRSSRFELEQDTLGQIRRVPMGVALCMGPYNYPLNETFTTLIPALIMGNTVVFKPAKLGVLLIRPLLEAFRDSFPAGVINVIYGSGRETVSALMASGKIDIFAFIGTNKAASDLKKLHPKPHRLRAALGLDAKNPGIVLPQVDLDNAVSEALTGSLSFNGQRCTALKILFVHEDVVDRFIEKFNQKLATLKPGMPWEDGVSLTPLPEVGKVDYLTALVADATQHGAQVVNAQGGVSRGSFFYPAVLYPVNPQMRVYHEEQFGPVVPIVPYRDLETVVDYVLESDFGQQLSLFGTDPVQIGRLVDTFANQVGRININAQCQRGPDTFPFNGRKNSAEGTLSVHDALRVFSIRTLVATKFQDSNKALLSEILRNRDSSFLTTDYIF from the coding sequence ATGACCACCGATAACCTGCTCGCCCAGCTGTTTCCCGTTTCCACCGCCGACATTCCCGAGCAATTTCGCCTGGCGGCGCCTATCGAACAGCGTGATTACCTGGTCGACGGCCAGTTGCGGGTCTGGGACGGTCCGTTGGCCCAGGTCCTCAGCCCCGTGCAACTGGGCGACACGCGTGTGCAGATTGGCAGCACACCACTGCTGGATGCCGACACCGCCCTCACCGCCCTCGACGCCGCCGTGCGCGCCTATGACCGTGGCCAGGGTGAATGGCCGACAATGCGTGTGGCGCAACGCATCCTGCATGTCGAAGCGTTTCTGCGGCGCATGCGCGAACAACGTGATGCGGTGGTCAAGCTGCTGATGTGGGAAATCGGCAAGAACCTCAAGGACTCGCAAAAAGAGTTCGACCGCACTTGCGACTACATCACCGACACCATCAATGCCCTCAAGGAACTCGATCGCCGTAGCAGCCGCTTCGAACTGGAGCAGGACACGCTCGGCCAGATCCGCCGCGTGCCGATGGGCGTGGCGCTGTGCATGGGCCCCTACAACTACCCCTTGAACGAGACGTTCACCACGCTGATCCCCGCGCTGATCATGGGCAATACCGTGGTGTTCAAGCCGGCCAAGCTGGGTGTGCTGCTGATCCGTCCGTTGCTGGAGGCGTTCCGCGACAGTTTCCCGGCCGGGGTGATCAATGTGATCTACGGCAGCGGCCGCGAAACCGTCAGCGCGCTGATGGCCAGCGGCAAGATCGATATCTTTGCGTTTATCGGCACCAACAAGGCCGCCAGTGATTTGAAAAAACTGCATCCCAAGCCACACCGCCTGCGTGCGGCCTTGGGCCTGGACGCGAAAAACCCCGGCATCGTGCTGCCGCAGGTGGACCTGGACAATGCGGTCAGCGAGGCGCTCACTGGCTCGCTGTCGTTCAACGGCCAGCGTTGCACGGCCTTGAAGATCCTGTTTGTGCATGAAGACGTGGTCGATCGCTTTATCGAGAAGTTCAACCAGAAACTGGCCACGCTCAAACCCGGCATGCCGTGGGAAGACGGCGTGTCGCTGACGCCGCTGCCGGAAGTGGGCAAGGTGGATTACCTCACGGCGCTGGTGGCGGATGCGACGCAGCACGGCGCCCAGGTGGTGAACGCCCAGGGTGGCGTCAGTCGCGGGTCGTTCTTTTACCCGGCGGTGCTGTACCCGGTGAACCCGCAAATGCGTGTGTACCACGAAGAACAGTTCGGCCCGGTGGTGCCGATCGTGCCCTACCGCGACCTGGAAACCGTGGTCGATTACGTGCTCGAATCGGACTTCGGCCAACAGTTGAGCCTGTTCGGCACCGACCCTGTGCAAATCGGACGCCTGGTGGACACCTTCGCCAACCAGGTCGGCCGGATCAATATCAATGCCCAATGCCAACGCGGGCCGGACACCTTCCCCTTCAACGGCCGCAAGAACTCGGCCGAGGGCACGCTGTCGGTGCATGATGCGTTGCGCGTATTTTCGATCCGCACCCTGGTGGCAACCAAGTTCCAGGACAGCAACAAGGCGTTGCTCAGCGAGATCCTGCGCAACCGCGATTCGAGCTTCTTGACCACCGACTACATTTTCTAA
- a CDS encoding arylamine N-acetyltransferase family protein, with protein MLQLTHSRLYLQHLGYDAPPPPTLQTLRDLQLRHVCRFAFESLSTLMKLPVPIDLPSVEQKVLFEGRGGYCYELNQMFLALLQELGFDARGITGRVVMGGPPDARTARTHRLSLVTLDGVRYMTDVGFGGMVPSSPLLLDTEAVQATAHEPYRLTFNDGSYTLWALVAGEWRGLYVFDLQVQADIDYEIGNWYVSTHPGSPFLGQLKVALLAPGRRHTLNNADYAIHTLDRPSEKHRIDSADELSRVLHDTFGIRLPTHPQLREALEGLILGRP; from the coding sequence ATGCTCCAGCTGACCCATAGCCGTTTGTACCTGCAACACCTCGGTTACGATGCGCCGCCCCCGCCTACGTTGCAGACCCTGCGGGATTTGCAGCTGCGTCATGTCTGCCGCTTTGCCTTTGAAAGCCTGTCGACCCTGATGAAGCTGCCGGTACCGATCGACCTGCCCAGCGTCGAGCAAAAAGTGTTGTTCGAGGGGCGCGGTGGTTATTGCTACGAGTTGAACCAGATGTTTCTCGCGTTGCTGCAGGAACTGGGTTTCGACGCGCGTGGGATCACCGGCAGGGTGGTGATGGGCGGGCCACCCGATGCACGCACCGCGCGGACCCATCGCCTGAGCCTGGTGACCCTGGACGGCGTGCGCTATATGACCGATGTCGGCTTTGGCGGCATGGTGCCCAGCAGCCCGTTGCTGCTGGACACCGAAGCGGTGCAGGCGACCGCCCATGAACCCTATCGCCTGACCTTCAACGACGGCAGCTACACCCTGTGGGCCCTGGTCGCCGGGGAGTGGCGCGGCTTGTATGTGTTCGACCTGCAAGTGCAGGCGGACATCGATTATGAAATCGGCAATTGGTACGTCTCCACCCACCCAGGTTCGCCGTTTCTCGGCCAGTTGAAAGTGGCACTGCTGGCGCCCGGTCGACGCCACACCTTGAACAATGCTGACTATGCGATTCACACCCTGGATCGCCCCAGCGAAAAACACCGGATAGACAGTGCCGACGAATTGTCGAGGGTGCTGCACGATACCTTCGGTATTCGCCTGCCAACGCATCCGCAACTTCGCGAAGCGCTGGAGGGCTTAATCCTGGGGCGTCCGTAA
- a CDS encoding MFS transporter, translating into MSSVADGLPFNKRLPAVIAISLGIGMATLDTAIVNTALPTLAEGIGTDSASVIWVVNAYQLAIIATVLPFASLSDVLGHRRVYLGGLLLFILSSLFCGLAGSLVTLTAARVVQGLGAAAIMSVNTALLRHIYPSKMLGRGLGYNSLVVGLAFTLGPTAASAILSVATWHWLYLINVPLGLLALVLGLRSLPTLPMTGHAFDRLAAVLCAGLFALLVLGLGTAVHGAQGALTLGLVALALVCGALLLRRQAGHPAPMLALDLFKRPVFALSSLTAICAFSAQGLAFVSLPFLLQAVLGHSQVETGFLMTPWPAVVAVMALVAGRLADRVSLGALCGIGLLMLSVGMAALATLGSGASTFDIGWRMALCGAGFGFFQSPNLKALMTSAPLARSGGASGIVAISRLLGQTLGASLVALCFHLFLGSGPQYALWLGCVFALVGAVASGLRLLPYGEKA; encoded by the coding sequence ATGTCTTCTGTTGCCGATGGGTTGCCCTTTAACAAACGCCTGCCGGCGGTCATCGCCATTTCCCTGGGGATCGGCATGGCGACCCTGGACACGGCCATCGTCAACACGGCGCTGCCGACCCTGGCCGAAGGGATCGGCACCGATTCCGCCTCGGTGATCTGGGTGGTCAATGCCTACCAGTTGGCGATTATCGCCACGGTATTGCCGTTCGCTTCGTTGAGCGATGTGCTGGGCCATCGCCGGGTGTACCTCGGCGGTTTGCTGCTGTTTATCCTGTCTTCGCTGTTTTGCGGATTGGCCGGGTCGCTGGTGACCCTGACGGCGGCGCGAGTGGTGCAGGGGTTGGGCGCGGCAGCCATCATGAGCGTGAATACGGCGCTGTTGCGGCATATCTACCCGTCGAAAATGCTGGGCCGTGGCCTGGGCTACAACTCGTTGGTGGTGGGGCTGGCCTTTACCCTGGGGCCGACCGCCGCGTCGGCGATCCTGTCGGTGGCGACCTGGCACTGGCTGTACCTGATCAATGTGCCGTTGGGGCTGTTGGCCCTGGTGTTGGGCCTGCGTTCATTGCCGACCCTGCCCATGACCGGGCATGCCTTCGACCGTCTGGCGGCCGTGCTGTGTGCCGGGTTATTTGCCTTGCTGGTCCTCGGCCTGGGCACGGCGGTGCACGGCGCCCAGGGCGCACTGACCCTGGGCCTGGTCGCGCTGGCGCTGGTCTGTGGCGCGTTGCTGTTGCGCCGGCAGGCCGGGCACCCGGCGCCGATGCTGGCCCTGGATTTGTTCAAGCGGCCGGTGTTTGCCTTGTCTTCCCTCACGGCGATCTGCGCGTTCAGCGCCCAGGGCCTGGCCTTTGTGTCGCTGCCCTTTCTGTTGCAGGCGGTGCTCGGGCATAGCCAAGTGGAAACGGGCTTTCTGATGACGCCCTGGCCAGCCGTCGTGGCGGTCATGGCGCTGGTGGCGGGGCGCCTGGCCGACCGTGTCTCCCTGGGGGCGCTGTGCGGCATCGGCCTGCTGATGCTCAGTGTCGGCATGGCCGCGCTGGCGACACTCGGCAGCGGCGCGTCGACGTTCGATATCGGCTGGCGCATGGCACTGTGCGGTGCCGGGTTTGGCTTTTTCCAGTCGCCCAACCTCAAGGCGCTGATGACCAGTGCGCCGTTGGCGCGCAGCGGTGGGGCCAGTGGCATCGTGGCGATTTCACGGTTACTGGGGCAGACGTTGGGCGCCTCGCTGGTGGCATTGTGTTTCCACCTGTTCCTGGGCAGTGGTCCGCAATATGCCTTGTGGCTGGGCTGCGTGTTCGCATTGGTGGGCGCCGTGGCCAGTGGCTTGCGCTTACTGCCCTATGGGGAAAAAGCGTGA